One Gordonia zhaorongruii DNA segment encodes these proteins:
- a CDS encoding MarR family transcriptional regulator has product MSKSGPGQLLFSFVRHWSRRSAAGDAAIAEQGRLVSVLEAVASLFDRGQVATVTAVADEIGIDQSGASRLVKSAVDAGYVEMTTAQSDGRKREVVVVPSGQALLREAHAWQERVFDELTAGWSQLRREEFQNAMMDLIRRSYCMDVELREGDTSGVADSSEPVSDVMASIGDDWLDAAEAAEWVGCSVWTIRRWIREGKLSAWKRPASGSDGRRAVKSFVRRFDLDEKFRSDKPAEHVNRIRERALPFSDGQKEALRQVYSDHVLEREHVGSQEPRERTTLSQGESSPVDYEAWAARVVSQVTRRVGGVTQTQQGFDDA; this is encoded by the coding sequence ATGAGCAAGTCCGGGCCGGGGCAACTTTTATTCAGTTTCGTCAGGCATTGGTCGCGACGCTCTGCTGCTGGCGATGCCGCCATTGCTGAGCAGGGTCGACTGGTGTCGGTGCTGGAGGCCGTGGCTTCGCTTTTCGACCGTGGACAGGTTGCGACCGTGACTGCGGTTGCGGATGAAATCGGCATTGACCAGAGTGGTGCGTCCCGGTTGGTCAAGAGCGCGGTCGATGCTGGTTACGTGGAGATGACGACCGCGCAATCCGATGGTCGTAAACGTGAAGTAGTCGTGGTGCCGAGCGGCCAGGCGCTTCTGCGAGAGGCTCATGCGTGGCAGGAGCGGGTGTTCGATGAGTTGACTGCGGGGTGGAGTCAGCTGCGGCGCGAAGAGTTTCAGAACGCGATGATGGACCTCATTCGACGGTCTTATTGCATGGATGTGGAGTTGCGAGAAGGTGATACCTCTGGGGTTGCAGATTCCTCGGAACCCGTGTCGGACGTGATGGCGAGTATCGGAGACGACTGGCTCGATGCAGCCGAGGCGGCGGAATGGGTCGGTTGCAGCGTCTGGACGATTCGTCGCTGGATCAGAGAGGGGAAGCTCTCGGCTTGGAAGCGACCCGCTTCGGGTTCAGACGGGCGGCGGGCAGTGAAGAGCTTCGTTCGCAGATTCGACCTCGACGAAAAGTTCAGGTCCGACAAACCTGCAGAGCACGTGAATCGGATCCGTGAGAGGGCTCTGCCATTTAGCGATGGTCAGAAGGAGGCTCTCCGGCAGGTGTACTCAGATCATGTCCTCGAGCGTGAGCACGTCGGATCGCAAGAGCCGAGGGAGCGAACGACTCTGTCTCAAGGAGAGAGTTCGCCTGTGGACTACGAAGCCTGGGCAGCGCGCGTCGTGAGCCAGGTGACGCGACGCGTCGGAGGCGTCACACAGACGCAACAAGGTTTTGACGATGCCTGA
- a CDS encoding SIR2 family protein — MAGVASDELVELIADQIAVCIAGKEMHAIAEILSASEVPAFSRLFRHVLRTTERVDVITTNYDRLLEVQAARVGIGVDSIFYGHTVGKFDPVQSSKTMLRPENQVGHRRTTSIRTIPHVRLSKPHGSLDWFTYNDEHFRSDLAIPGARRIVAPGGDKYRQGYDVPFDQQRERANAAIDAAAALLFVGYGFNDDHLQTHIQERIRKVPSVILSHTITESAREYLATSPSAIGMEADSANDAYTRVLKGEGKTVLDSPIWDLNRFVKEVLGK; from the coding sequence GTGGCAGGCGTCGCTTCAGATGAGCTAGTTGAGCTTATTGCTGACCAGATAGCTGTCTGCATTGCGGGGAAAGAAATGCACGCCATTGCAGAAATCCTCAGTGCGTCCGAGGTGCCGGCGTTCAGTCGGTTATTTCGGCACGTACTTAGAACTACGGAACGCGTGGACGTCATAACGACAAACTATGACCGACTACTTGAGGTCCAAGCTGCTCGTGTAGGCATCGGTGTAGATTCAATATTCTACGGGCATACGGTCGGCAAGTTCGATCCGGTACAGAGCAGCAAGACCATGCTTCGTCCAGAGAACCAGGTGGGACACCGTCGAACAACGTCGATTCGAACGATCCCACATGTTCGATTGTCGAAACCCCACGGCAGTCTTGACTGGTTTACATACAATGACGAGCACTTTCGGAGCGATTTAGCGATTCCGGGCGCTCGTCGCATTGTTGCACCCGGGGGAGACAAGTATCGCCAGGGGTACGACGTGCCATTCGACCAGCAACGCGAACGTGCCAACGCGGCTATCGATGCTGCTGCCGCGCTGCTATTTGTTGGATACGGATTCAATGATGATCATCTGCAGACGCACATTCAAGAGAGAATTCGCAAAGTTCCTTCGGTGATCCTGAGCCACACTATTACCGAAAGCGCCCGAGAATATCTTGCCACCAGTCCCTCGGCGATAGGGATGGAGGCAGACAGTGCCAACGACGCATATACACGTGTTCTGAAGGGGGAGGGCAAGACTGTGCTGGACAGTCCCATTTGGGATTTGAATCGTTTCGTAAAGGAAGTGTTGGGAAAATGA